The DNA window GCTGCTTTCGAGCCGGCTGATCGCGGGTCTGGATCCCGCACTCGCAATGACCGAGGTCACCGTCACCGGATTACCCGCGACGGTCGTCTTGGAAGCAGAACCGGCGACACTGACCTGGAAAGCGGTGGTGACCGCGGGCCGGCTCGCACTCGGTTATCAGATCGTCGGTGCGGTGAGCCGAATGATCGATCTCGCCGTCGATCATTCCCGCAGTCGCGTGCAGTTCGGTCGGCCGATCGGTTCCTTCCAGGCGGTGCGGAACCGACTGGCCGAGGCCTACGTTGCCCGTGAAGGCGCCGCATCAGCCCTACTGCAGGCATGGAATGCCGACGACCAGTACCTCGCGGGCATGCTGGCCAAATCCTTGGCCGGGCGCGCGGCGCGCATCGCGGCAACGCAATGTCAGCAGGTGCTCGCCGGTGTCGGCTTCACCGCAGAACATCCATTCCACCGATTTCTCGTGCGTGCGCTGGTACTGGATTCGTTGCTCGGCTCGGCCGCTGAATTGCCGAGCGTGATCGGTACCCAGCTGGTGTTGTGCGGGTCGATTCCGCGGTTGGTTCAGCTGTGACCGACGCGGAAGGAGTTGCGGCACAGCCGCTCTCGGCGGTATGCGTCGAAATCGACGGATCTGTCGCCGTGGTGACGCTGTCTCGGCCCGAGAAGGCGAACGCGATGGACGGCGAGATGACATATGCCTTGCTCGCGGCGATCCGCTCGCTACGGGACATGCGCGATGTCCACGCCATCGTGCTGACCGGCACGGGGACCGCGTTCAGTGCAGGCGGCGACGTCGAAACCATTCGGACGATGCGCGATGACCCCGCGGTCCGTGCGGCCGTCCTCAACGCACACAAAGAGCTGTTCTGGGCGATGACGAATTTGCCGATTCCGGCTATCGCCGCTGTCAATGGCGCCGCGGTCGGCGCGGGAGTCACGATCGCGCTGCTGTGCGACATGATCGTGATGGCCGAAGAGGCATTCCTCAGGGACCCGCGGGTGCCGCTCGGCCTACTCGACGGAGCCGGCGGATATGTGCTGTGGCCGCTGTTGACCAGCCTTTCGGCAGCCAAGGAGCACCTGTTGCTCGGCACGAAGGTCACCGGGCGCGAAGCCCACCGTCTCGGTCTTGCGAATCGGGTGGTTCCCGCATCGGAGGTGGTGGGAGAGTCTCTTCATCTGGCCCGCCGGCTCGCGGAACTTCCGCCGGGAGCGGTGCGGCAGTCGCGCCGACTGCTGAACTCTCATATCGAGCGGGCGGCCACGATTCTGGACGACTGCGCACAGGCGGAGTTCGAGTGCTTCGACTCGAAGGAACACCACGCACTGCTCGAAGAGC is part of the Nocardia sp. NBC_00565 genome and encodes:
- a CDS encoding acyl-CoA dehydrogenase family protein, whose amino-acid sequence is MASTLYRLAQEYDGAELSKALREFGFGDLLAEEPREAVSSLFDAIGYVGAVPAALQDVLLAPLSQILGKDVADHSVVIPTSGARVAGSLERNALNVRGLVIGSPCTATAMLVPVGAIDGIAWVRITDPSLLSSRLIAGLDPALAMTEVTVTGLPATVVLEAEPATLTWKAVVTAGRLALGYQIVGAVSRMIDLAVDHSRSRVQFGRPIGSFQAVRNRLAEAYVAREGAASALLQAWNADDQYLAGMLAKSLAGRAARIAATQCQQVLAGVGFTAEHPFHRFLVRALVLDSLLGSAAELPSVIGTQLVLCGSIPRLVQL
- a CDS encoding enoyl-CoA hydratase/isomerase family protein translates to MTDAEGVAAQPLSAVCVEIDGSVAVVTLSRPEKANAMDGEMTYALLAAIRSLRDMRDVHAIVLTGTGTAFSAGGDVETIRTMRDDPAVRAAVLNAHKELFWAMTNLPIPAIAAVNGAAVGAGVTIALLCDMIVMAEEAFLRDPRVPLGLLDGAGGYVLWPLLTSLSAAKEHLLLGTKVTGREAHRLGLANRVVPASEVVGESLHLARRLAELPPGAVRQSRRLLNSHIERAATILDDCAQAEFECFDSKEHHALLEELIIRVAAPTEKKS